In a single window of the Flavobacterium ammoniigenes genome:
- the uvrC gene encoding excinuclease ABC subunit UvrC: MTPPSIALQIQTLPDNPGVYQYYDKDGKILYVGKAKNLKKRVSSYFNKIHDTAKTNVLVKKIVTIKHIVVPTETDALLLENNLIKTLQPRYNVLLRDDKSYPWLCIKKEPFSRIFSTRRMVKDGSEYFGPYTSFKTVSTILDLIKELYPLRTCNYDLSATNIQSGKFKVCLEYRIGNCKGPCEGYESVEEYQKQVNAIREILKGNFKESMKDFKRLMNELAQEMRFEEAQKIKEKIEILENYQSRSTIINPKITNIDVFSIVSDESAAYVNFLQISHGSIIRSHTMEIKKKLEETDEELLELAIIELRERFQLLSKEIIVPFEIDLGENIKITVPQLGDKKQILDLSLRNAKYYRIEQLKQLQIVDPDRHVNRIMAQMQKDLRLPVEPRHIECFDNSNIQGTNPVSACVVFKDGKPSKKDYRHFNIKTVEGPNDFASMEEVVYRRYKRLLDENQPLPQLIIIDGGKGQLSSALKSIDDLGLRGKITIIGIAKRLEELFYPGDSIPLYLDKKSETLKVIQQLRNEAHRFGITHHRDKRSKAALNSSIESIPGIGEKTMTTLIQHFKSVKRLKLATEKEISEVVGLSKAKKITDFYTTN; the protein is encoded by the coding sequence ATGACGCCACCCAGCATTGCATTGCAAATTCAAACTTTACCGGACAACCCTGGTGTTTATCAATACTACGATAAGGACGGGAAAATTTTGTATGTGGGCAAAGCCAAAAACCTAAAAAAAAGGGTTTCGTCTTATTTCAATAAAATTCACGATACGGCTAAAACGAATGTTCTGGTTAAAAAAATTGTAACCATCAAACACATTGTAGTGCCAACGGAAACCGATGCGCTTTTGTTGGAAAACAATCTGATCAAAACCCTGCAACCGCGTTACAATGTCTTATTGCGAGACGACAAAAGCTACCCTTGGTTGTGTATTAAGAAAGAACCTTTTTCGCGCATATTTTCAACACGTAGAATGGTCAAAGACGGTTCGGAATATTTTGGGCCTTACACCAGTTTCAAAACGGTGTCTACTATTTTGGACTTGATCAAAGAGTTGTATCCATTGCGCACCTGTAACTATGATTTGAGTGCTACTAATATTCAAAGTGGTAAATTCAAAGTATGTTTGGAATACCGTATTGGCAATTGCAAAGGTCCTTGTGAAGGCTATGAATCGGTTGAAGAATATCAAAAACAAGTGAATGCTATTCGCGAAATTTTGAAAGGAAATTTCAAAGAAAGTATGAAAGATTTCAAGCGCTTGATGAACGAATTAGCCCAAGAAATGCGTTTTGAAGAGGCTCAAAAAATCAAAGAGAAAATTGAAATTCTAGAAAATTACCAGTCGCGTTCCACGATTATCAATCCAAAAATCACCAACATTGATGTCTTTTCGATTGTTTCAGATGAAAGTGCGGCCTATGTCAACTTTTTGCAAATTTCTCACGGATCGATTATTCGTTCCCATACTATGGAAATCAAAAAGAAATTGGAAGAAACCGACGAAGAACTGTTGGAATTAGCCATCATTGAACTTCGGGAGCGCTTCCAGTTGTTGTCTAAAGAAATTATTGTTCCTTTTGAAATAGATTTGGGAGAAAACATCAAAATCACAGTGCCGCAATTGGGCGACAAAAAACAAATTTTAGATTTATCTCTTCGCAATGCTAAATACTATCGAATAGAACAGTTGAAACAATTGCAAATTGTAGACCCAGACCGCCATGTTAACCGAATTATGGCACAAATGCAAAAAGACTTGCGCTTGCCTGTGGAGCCTCGTCACATTGAATGTTTTGATAATTCCAATATTCAAGGAACCAATCCAGTTTCGGCTTGTGTGGTATTCAAAGACGGTAAACCGAGTAAAAAAGACTACCGCCATTTTAACATCAAAACAGTAGAAGGTCCGAATGATTTTGCATCCATGGAAGAAGTGGTGTACCGACGCTATAAACGCCTTTTGGACGAAAACCAACCTTTGCCGCAGTTAATAATTATTGACGGTGGAAAGGGGCAATTGTCTTCGGCTTTAAAAAGCATTGACGACCTAGGTCTTCGTGGAAAAATTACGATTATTGGTATTGCCAAACGCTTGGAAGAGCTCTTCTATCCTGGCGATTCGATTCCGCTTTACCTCGACAAAAAATCAGAAACATTAAAAGTTATACAACAATTGCGTAATGAAGCGCACCGTTTTGGGATCACCCATCACCGTGACAAACGCAGCAAAGCAGCTCTGAATTCGTCTATAGAATCCATACCAGGTATTGGCGAAAAAACCATGACTACTTTAATTCAGCACTTCAAAAGTGTTAAAAGATTAAAATTGGCCACCGAAAAAGAAATATCCGAAGTCGTTGGGCTGTCAAAAGCCAAAAAAATTACCGACTTTTACACTACCAATTAA
- a CDS encoding 5-formyltetrahydrofolate cyclo-ligase, which yields MTKTELRILYKKLRKQLSNADIEEKSLAIANGVLALDLWDKTYFHIFLPIEEQKEVNTEFLLHLLSGKDKEIVVSKSDFSTRKMTHFLLTDNTKIKKNEYNIPEPIDGIEVPSPKIQVVFVPLLAFDLNGNRVGYGKGFYDQFLAECHPDTIKIGLSFFEAEKSIADVFENDVRLDYCITPEKCYPF from the coding sequence ATGACAAAAACTGAATTACGCATTCTTTACAAAAAGTTACGAAAACAACTTTCCAATGCTGATATTGAGGAAAAAAGTTTGGCTATTGCCAATGGCGTTTTGGCTTTAGACCTTTGGGACAAAACTTACTTTCATATTTTCTTACCTATTGAGGAGCAAAAAGAAGTCAACACCGAATTCCTACTACACTTGCTCTCTGGAAAAGACAAAGAAATTGTGGTGTCCAAATCTGATTTTTCAACACGGAAAATGACCCATTTTTTATTGACAGACAATACCAAAATCAAAAAAAACGAATACAATATTCCAGAACCAATAGACGGAATTGAAGTGCCTTCGCCCAAAATTCAAGTCGTGTTTGTGCCACTTTTGGCCTTTGATTTAAATGGAAATCGGGTAGGTTACGGCAAAGGATTTTACGATCAATTTTTGGCAGAATGCCATCCAGATACCATTAAAATTGGACTTTCGTTTTTTGAAGCTGAAAAATCAATTGCAGACGTTTTTGAAAACGATGTTCGTTTGGATTATTGCATTACCCCAGAAAAGTGTTACCCCTTTTAA
- a CDS encoding transglycosylase domain-containing protein, whose product MRINKKKIGITLGILFVLFVAALSTFYYFRDEILKVTLEKVAVKMERDFDSKFTIKTASFDGISAVRFTDVVLAPKHADTLFRIQKMKTSISFWHLLIGDLQLGTLEIQNGLVQLTKKGKVRNFDAFLKKNKNQEVSSDKRDYAALAKRIIFRLLNLVPSDMDIKNLVFKLDDNGKKATIDVKKLALDGGDLESIIHVKTNTFAQRWRIAGEADPRDRTADIQFFNMDGGPIKVPYFDERFNLISSFDSIHLNVENIESDGDEFHIDGYTSIANLKVNHPKIASKDVIIRNARFDYRLLLGEDFISVDSSSSIQLNKIKIQPYLAYETEEDTVYKMNIRIPKMQAQDFISSLPDGLFTNVQGMLASGSFDYKLDFMFNKNKPETIIFDSKLNKENLRIYRFGQANLGKMNGDFEYRAIINNVRQRPVFVGSSNPDYTPLNQISPYLKKCVLTTEDPSFFRHRGFITEAFKQSIIKNIKTRKFSRGGSTISMQLIKNVFLTREKTLSRKLEEILLVYILENNRIVSKERMLEVYFNIIEWGPNVYGIGEASRFYFQKNPADLTFNECLYLATIIPSPKKFMYQFDDQGNLKGFALKNQRYLSNLMLRRGIVTSSDSINPYGVSLSGNARSFLTIRKAQDTTGVAVDSIPPKEDFDFEFLKTDED is encoded by the coding sequence ATGAGAATTAACAAGAAGAAAATAGGAATTACACTGGGAATTCTTTTCGTTTTATTTGTGGCTGCATTAAGCACTTTTTATTATTTCAGAGATGAAATTTTAAAAGTAACTTTAGAAAAAGTAGCGGTAAAAATGGAACGGGATTTCGATAGTAAATTCACCATAAAAACAGCTTCTTTTGACGGAATTTCTGCAGTTCGATTTACGGATGTGGTTTTGGCTCCCAAACATGCCGATACTTTATTCCGAATTCAAAAAATGAAAACTAGCATTAGCTTTTGGCATTTACTCATTGGCGATCTACAATTGGGTACCTTAGAAATACAAAATGGATTGGTACAATTAACCAAAAAAGGGAAGGTGCGCAACTTTGATGCTTTTTTGAAGAAAAATAAAAATCAAGAAGTTAGTTCGGATAAAAGAGATTACGCGGCCTTAGCCAAACGCATTATTTTTCGCTTGTTGAATTTGGTTCCATCAGACATGGATATCAAAAATTTAGTTTTCAAATTAGACGATAATGGAAAGAAAGCGACCATTGATGTCAAGAAATTAGCCTTAGATGGCGGTGATTTAGAAAGTATCATTCACGTCAAAACCAATACTTTTGCGCAACGCTGGCGAATTGCTGGCGAAGCTGATCCTAGAGACCGTACTGCCGATATTCAGTTTTTCAATATGGATGGCGGACCAATAAAAGTACCCTATTTTGACGAACGATTTAATTTGATTTCTAGTTTTGATTCCATTCACCTAAACGTTGAAAACATTGAAAGTGATGGCGATGAATTCCATATTGACGGCTATACTTCTATTGCCAATTTAAAAGTCAATCATCCTAAAATTGCAAGTAAAGATGTCATCATTCGCAATGCGCGTTTTGACTACCGTTTGTTACTTGGCGAAGATTTTATTTCGGTAGATAGTTCTTCTTCGATCCAATTGAACAAAATAAAAATTCAACCTTATTTGGCCTACGAAACGGAAGAGGATACCGTTTATAAAATGAATATTCGCATTCCAAAAATGCAAGCGCAAGACTTTATTAGTTCGCTTCCTGATGGATTGTTCACCAATGTACAAGGGATGCTGGCTAGTGGAAGTTTCGATTACAAACTGGACTTTATGTTCAACAAAAACAAGCCCGAAACAATCATTTTTGACAGTAAATTAAACAAAGAAAATTTACGTATTTACCGTTTTGGCCAAGCCAATTTGGGCAAAATGAACGGCGATTTTGAATACCGTGCCATAATTAATAATGTGAGGCAACGACCTGTTTTTGTAGGTAGTTCTAATCCCGATTATACGCCACTCAATCAAATTTCGCCTTATTTAAAAAAATGTGTATTGACTACCGAAGACCCTTCCTTCTTCAGACATCGCGGCTTTATAACAGAGGCGTTCAAGCAATCGATTATCAAAAACATCAAAACGCGAAAATTCTCTCGTGGGGGTAGTACCATCAGCATGCAATTGATTAAAAATGTATTCTTAACCCGCGAGAAAACTTTATCTCGAAAATTAGAAGAAATTTTATTGGTTTATATATTAGAAAACAACCGAATTGTAAGCAAAGAACGCATGTTGGAAGTGTATTTCAATATTATTGAATGGGGACCAAACGTCTACGGAATTGGCGAAGCAAGCCGATTTTATTTCCAAAAAAATCCTGCCGATTTGACTTTTAATGAATGTTTGTACTTGGCCACTATTATACCGAGTCCGAAGAAATTCATGTATCAATTTGACGACCAAGGAAACCTAAAAGGCTTTGCCTTAAAAAACCAACGCTATTTGAGTAATCTGATGTTGCGTCGTGGTATAGTAACTAGCAGTGATAGTATTAATCCTTATGGCGTATCGCTTTCAGGAAATGCGCGTTCGTTCTTAACAATTCGTAAAGCGCAAGATACTACTGGTGTTGCAGTAGATTCTATTCCGCCAAAAGAAGACTTTGATTTTGAATTTCTAAAAACGGATGAAGACTAA
- a CDS encoding NADP(H)-dependent aldo-keto reductase: MKYTTLPNTDIKVSKICLGTMTFGEQNTEAEGHAQMDYALANGVNFFDTAEMYSVPGRQETYGSTERIIGTWFNKTGNRDQVVLATKIAGPNPAFAYMRDKVDFSPASIQYALDQSLQRLQTDYVDIYQLHWPERKANFFGQRGYKKQDDAWEDNIHEVLTTLEGFVQQGKIKHIGLSNETPWGLMRFIEEHKYHNLPKIKTVQNPYSLLNRSFEVGNAEVCLRENIGLLAYSPMAFGLLSGKFLNGKQHPTSRLALFPQMARYSSPQSAEATRLYNEIAQQHGLTLTQLALAFIEQQPFLTSTIIGATTMEQLKENIDTIQVTLSEEVLKAIDAVQAIIPDPAP; the protein is encoded by the coding sequence ATGAAATACACTACTCTACCCAATACCGATATTAAAGTCAGTAAAATTTGTTTAGGCACCATGACTTTTGGTGAACAAAACACCGAAGCAGAGGGTCATGCCCAAATGGATTATGCCTTAGCAAACGGAGTCAATTTTTTTGACACGGCCGAGATGTATTCGGTACCAGGACGTCAAGAAACCTATGGAAGTACCGAACGAATTATTGGGACTTGGTTTAATAAAACAGGAAATCGCGATCAAGTAGTTTTGGCTACTAAAATTGCGGGGCCGAATCCAGCTTTTGCCTATATGCGTGACAAAGTGGATTTCTCACCAGCCAGTATTCAATATGCCTTAGACCAAAGTTTACAACGGTTACAAACCGATTATGTAGATATTTACCAATTGCATTGGCCAGAACGCAAAGCCAATTTTTTTGGGCAACGCGGGTATAAAAAACAAGACGATGCTTGGGAAGATAATATTCACGAGGTGTTGACTACCTTGGAGGGTTTTGTCCAACAAGGTAAAATCAAACACATTGGATTATCAAACGAAACGCCTTGGGGGTTGATGCGATTCATCGAGGAACATAAATACCATAATTTGCCTAAAATTAAAACGGTACAAAATCCCTATTCGTTATTGAATCGCTCATTTGAAGTAGGAAATGCTGAGGTCTGTTTGCGTGAAAATATCGGTTTGTTGGCCTATTCGCCGATGGCTTTCGGACTTTTGTCTGGAAAATTCTTGAATGGGAAACAACATCCAACTTCTCGATTGGCCCTATTTCCTCAAATGGCTCGTTATAGCAGTCCACAATCGGCAGAAGCCACTCGTTTGTATAACGAAATTGCTCAGCAACACGGTTTGACGTTAACCCAATTGGCTTTGGCTTTTATTGAGCAACAGCCTTTTCTAACGAGTACGATTATCGGCGCCACCACAATGGAACAGTTGAAAGAAAATATAGACACTATACAGGTTACCCTTTCTGAGGAAGTCCTGAAAGCCATTGATGCTGTTCAAGCTATTATTCCTGATCCAGCACCCTAA
- a CDS encoding OmpA/MotB family protein, which translates to MIKKVSLGLLVLALSTSCVSKKIYTDLESKYTDLKKENRTLADENAALAKAKNQLELDGAALKTDLDKLKADYTKLKAEHETNLDKYNALQDSYAALEKNSNESLEKNMKKNRELLDELDEKAKALALEQEQLTKSSQRLKELEDMIAAKEASMKKLKETLSKALNSFEGKGLTVEQKNGKVYVSMENKLLFSSGSWAVSTEGKKAVVELGKVLGDNPEIAVLIEGHTDDDAFTASGPITDNWDLSTKRATSIVGILSENKKINKQNLTAAGRGEFSPLASNETADGKAKNRRIEIILTPRLDAIAEMLNEIN; encoded by the coding sequence ATGATAAAAAAAGTTTCCCTTGGATTGTTAGTATTGGCTTTAAGCACCTCTTGTGTGTCTAAAAAAATCTATACCGATTTAGAAAGCAAATACACGGACTTAAAAAAAGAAAACAGAACGTTGGCTGACGAAAATGCGGCTTTAGCCAAAGCCAAAAACCAATTGGAATTAGATGGTGCGGCTCTGAAAACGGATTTAGACAAACTAAAAGCAGATTACACCAAATTGAAAGCGGAACACGAAACGAATTTGGATAAATACAATGCACTTCAAGATTCGTATGCGGCGTTAGAAAAAAACAGCAATGAGTCTTTGGAAAAAAATATGAAAAAGAATCGTGAATTGCTTGATGAATTGGACGAAAAAGCCAAAGCCTTAGCTTTAGAGCAAGAGCAGTTAACAAAAAGTAGTCAACGTTTGAAAGAGTTAGAAGACATGATTGCAGCGAAAGAAGCGAGCATGAAAAAACTTAAAGAGACATTGTCTAAAGCTTTAAATAGTTTTGAAGGTAAAGGTTTGACTGTAGAACAAAAAAACGGAAAAGTATACGTTTCTATGGAAAACAAATTGTTATTCAGTTCTGGAAGTTGGGCGGTAAGTACCGAAGGTAAAAAAGCCGTTGTAGAACTTGGTAAAGTATTGGGAGATAATCCAGAAATCGCTGTTTTGATTGAAGGACATACTGATGATGATGCTTTTACAGCTTCAGGGCCAATTACAGACAACTGGGATTTATCTACTAAAAGAGCTACTTCAATTGTTGGGATTTTAAGCGAAAACAAAAAAATTAATAAACAAAACCTGACCGCTGCGGGTAGAGGAGAATTTTCTCCTTTGGCTAGTAATGAAACGGCAGATGGTAAAGCTAAAAATCGTCGTATTGAAATTATTTTAACACCAAGATTAGATGCCATCGCAGAAATGTTGAATGAAATTAACTAG
- a CDS encoding exodeoxyribonuclease III, with protein MKIISYNVNGIRAAISKGLLEWLQQANPDVICFQEIKAQADQVPTLDIELAGYPYHYWFPATKKGYSGVAILSKTKPNNIVFGTGIEHMDFEGRNIRVDFDDVSVMSLYLPSGTNAERLDHKFMYMDDFQKYIDNLKKEVPNLVICGDYNICHEAIDIHDPVRNKNVSGFLPAERTWLDNFLKSGFIDSFRFLNKEPDNYTWWTMRFPSARLNNKGWRIDYCLVSEPLKNRIKRALILPEAKHSDHCPILVEIE; from the coding sequence ATGAAAATTATTTCCTACAATGTCAATGGAATTCGTGCTGCCATTTCTAAAGGATTGCTCGAATGGTTGCAACAAGCTAATCCAGACGTTATCTGTTTCCAAGAGATTAAAGCTCAAGCAGATCAGGTGCCCACTTTAGATATTGAACTAGCAGGATATCCTTACCATTATTGGTTTCCAGCAACAAAAAAAGGGTACAGTGGCGTAGCTATTTTATCCAAAACCAAACCAAACAATATCGTTTTTGGTACCGGAATTGAACACATGGATTTTGAAGGACGTAACATCCGCGTGGATTTTGATGATGTTTCGGTGATGAGTTTGTACCTCCCTTCTGGAACTAATGCGGAGCGTTTGGATCACAAGTTCATGTATATGGATGATTTTCAAAAGTATATTGACAATTTGAAAAAAGAAGTACCTAATTTGGTAATCTGTGGAGATTATAATATTTGCCACGAAGCCATAGACATTCACGACCCCGTTCGCAATAAAAATGTATCTGGATTCCTGCCAGCCGAGCGAACTTGGTTAGACAATTTCTTAAAAAGCGGTTTCATTGATAGCTTCCGTTTTTTGAACAAAGAACCGGACAATTATACTTGGTGGACGATGCGTTTTCCATCGGCGAGATTAAATAATAAAGGTTGGCGAATCGATTATTGTTTAGTAAGTGAACCTTTGAAAAACCGAATCAAACGCGCTTTGATTTTGCCCGAAGCCAAACATTCGGACCATTGTCCAATTTTGGTAGAAATTGAGTAG
- a CDS encoding GNAT family N-acyltransferase, producing the protein MGLVTAKEVAKAINTDKYGFLGTFSGWLLMKVLKISELNNVYDRNKHLSEVAFLNGVLDDLQIKFEIPEADLKRLPKEGPYITISNHPLGGIDGVLLLKLMLEREPNFKIIANFLLHRIEPLKKYIMPVNPFENHKDAKSSVVGIKETLRHLSDGKPLGMFPAGEVSTYKDGKLMVDKPWEEGAIKVIRKAQVPVVPIYFHAKNSRLFYLLSKISGTFRTAKLPSEVFSQKKRVIKVRIGKPISVAEQNEYESLEDYSEFLRKKTYMLANPFEKESKLLPTPTLKLPKSPKEIVTPANQDKIVAEVDALRDSDCRLLQSKNYEVFFTKASRIPNVLHELGRLREITFREVGEGTNESIDLDKFDQYYHHMFLWDDDAKKVAGAYRMGLGSEIYPKYGMNGFYLNDLFRFEPELHDMMSKSIEMGRAFIIKEYQQKPMPLFLLWKGIIHTTLRYPEHKFLLGGVSISNQFSDFSKSLMIEFMKSNYYDPYIAQYIHPKKAFKVKLKDADKDFIFNETEADLNKFDKIIDELEPGSLRLPVLIKKYIKQNARVVAFNVDPLFNNAVDGLMYIRVEDIPDSTMKPVMEEFQAELERKLSEKEE; encoded by the coding sequence ATGGGTTTAGTAACTGCTAAAGAAGTTGCGAAAGCAATAAATACGGATAAATACGGATTCTTAGGCACTTTTTCGGGCTGGTTGCTGATGAAAGTACTTAAAATTTCGGAACTAAATAACGTATATGACCGAAACAAACATTTAAGCGAAGTGGCTTTTTTGAATGGGGTTCTTGACGACTTACAAATTAAATTTGAAATACCTGAAGCAGATCTAAAAAGACTGCCAAAAGAAGGCCCTTATATTACAATTTCTAATCATCCACTAGGTGGTATTGACGGGGTGTTGTTGTTGAAATTAATGCTGGAAAGAGAACCTAATTTCAAAATCATTGCCAACTTCCTTTTGCACCGTATCGAACCTTTAAAAAAGTACATCATGCCGGTGAATCCTTTTGAAAATCATAAGGATGCCAAATCGAGCGTAGTGGGAATCAAAGAAACATTACGTCATTTAAGTGATGGAAAACCATTGGGGATGTTTCCTGCAGGTGAAGTTTCGACCTATAAAGACGGAAAATTAATGGTCGACAAACCATGGGAAGAAGGCGCTATCAAAGTCATTCGCAAAGCGCAAGTTCCTGTAGTTCCTATCTATTTTCATGCAAAAAATAGCCGATTATTTTATTTACTATCTAAAATCAGCGGGACTTTTCGAACTGCAAAATTACCATCGGAAGTATTCAGCCAAAAAAAGCGTGTGATTAAAGTGCGTATTGGCAAACCTATCTCAGTAGCAGAACAAAACGAATACGAATCATTAGAAGACTATTCTGAATTCTTACGAAAGAAAACCTATATGTTGGCCAATCCGTTTGAAAAAGAAAGCAAACTACTGCCGACGCCTACTTTAAAATTACCTAAAAGTCCAAAAGAAATTGTCACTCCGGCTAATCAAGATAAAATTGTTGCTGAAGTAGATGCGCTTCGTGATTCAGACTGTCGTTTATTACAAAGTAAAAATTACGAGGTCTTTTTTACTAAAGCCTCTAGAATTCCAAATGTTTTACATGAATTGGGTCGCCTTCGAGAAATTACCTTTAGAGAAGTAGGGGAAGGAACTAATGAATCTATTGATTTGGATAAATTTGATCAATATTACCATCATATGTTTTTGTGGGATGATGATGCTAAAAAAGTGGCAGGAGCCTATCGAATGGGATTAGGTTCTGAAATATATCCTAAATACGGCATGAATGGTTTTTATCTGAATGACTTGTTTCGTTTTGAACCTGAATTGCATGATATGATGAGTAAGTCCATTGAAATGGGGCGTGCTTTTATCATCAAAGAATACCAACAAAAACCAATGCCATTATTCCTACTTTGGAAAGGAATTATTCATACTACTTTACGTTATCCGGAACATAAATTCTTACTTGGTGGCGTAAGTATTAGTAATCAATTCTCCGATTTTTCGAAATCGTTGATGATTGAGTTTATGAAATCAAACTATTACGATCCGTATATTGCACAATACATTCACCCTAAAAAAGCGTTTAAAGTCAAATTAAAAGACGCCGATAAAGATTTTATTTTCAATGAAACGGAAGCCGATTTGAATAAGTTTGATAAAATCATTGACGAGTTGGAACCAGGTAGTTTACGTTTGCCTGTTTTGATTAAAAAATACATTAAGCAAAACGCACGCGTTGTTGCTTTTAACGTCGATCCCTTATTCAATAACGCAGTTGACGGATTAATGTACATTCGCGTAGAAGACATCCCAGACAGTACTATGAAACCGGTAATGGAAGAATTTCAGGCCGAGTTGGAACGAAAATTAAGTGAAAAAGAAGAGTAA
- a CDS encoding TM2 domain-containing protein encodes METETIKQEAWNTPTPQFQNNKKVACGIFAILLGPLGIHKFYLGYTGTGILWLILSICSCATLTGLFGLIEGIIYLTKSDEEFYNTYQVGQKHWF; translated from the coding sequence ATGGAAACTGAAACTATTAAACAAGAAGCGTGGAATACTCCGACACCACAATTTCAAAATAATAAAAAAGTAGCCTGCGGTATTTTCGCCATTTTGTTGGGCCCATTGGGAATCCATAAATTTTATTTGGGATACACTGGAACAGGAATACTTTGGCTAATCTTAAGTATCTGCAGTTGTGCTACATTGACCGGTTTGTTTGGATTGATTGAAGGAATAATTTATTTAACCAAATCTGACGAAGAGTTTTATAACACCTATCAAGTGGGACAAAAACATTGGTTTTAA
- a CDS encoding 2-hydroxyacid dehydrogenase, which translates to MAVHILHIDSNHPLLWDQLEQAGFVNHEDFTSSKEEIEAKIQDYQGIVIRSRFKIDQTFLDKATNLQFIARVGAGLESIDCEYAESKNIALIAAPEGNRNAVAEHSLGMILSLFNNLNQADAEIRAGHWNRESNRGQELDGKTVGIIGYGNMGKAFAKKLGGFEVEVLCYDIQENVGDENAKQVSFAELQQKVDVLSLHLPWTPETDKMVNTKFINGFAKSIWIINTSRGKNIVTADLVAALQSGKVLGAGLDVLEYEKLSFETLFQEATTPEAFQYLLNAKNVILTPHIAGWTIESHERLAQVIVDKIKTLYYY; encoded by the coding sequence ATGGCGGTACACATTCTTCATATCGATAGTAATCATCCTTTGCTTTGGGACCAATTGGAACAAGCAGGTTTTGTGAATCACGAAGATTTTACCTCTTCCAAAGAAGAAATCGAAGCTAAAATTCAAGATTATCAAGGGATTGTTATTCGTAGCCGATTCAAAATTGACCAAACGTTTTTAGATAAAGCTACTAATTTGCAGTTCATTGCGCGAGTTGGCGCGGGATTGGAAAGTATTGATTGCGAATATGCTGAATCAAAAAATATCGCCTTGATTGCCGCTCCAGAAGGAAATCGAAACGCGGTTGCCGAACACAGTCTAGGGATGATTTTATCGTTGTTTAACAATTTAAACCAAGCCGATGCGGAGATTCGGGCAGGACATTGGAATCGTGAAAGCAATCGCGGACAGGAATTGGACGGTAAAACAGTCGGGATTATTGGCTACGGAAATATGGGTAAGGCTTTTGCCAAAAAACTAGGTGGTTTTGAAGTGGAGGTCTTGTGTTATGATATTCAAGAAAATGTAGGTGATGAAAATGCCAAACAAGTCAGTTTTGCTGAATTACAACAAAAAGTAGACGTCTTGAGTTTGCACTTGCCTTGGACTCCCGAAACGGATAAAATGGTCAATACGAAATTTATTAATGGATTTGCAAAGTCCATCTGGATCATCAATACGTCACGCGGAAAAAATATTGTTACGGCTGATTTGGTTGCAGCATTACAATCAGGAAAAGTGTTAGGCGCTGGTTTGGACGTTTTGGAATATGAAAAATTATCTTTTGAAACTTTGTTCCAAGAAGCAACTACTCCTGAGGCTTTTCAGTATTTATTGAATGCCAAAAATGTTATATTGACTCCCCATATCGCAGGCTGGACTATTGAAAGCCATGAGCGTTTGGCGCAAGTCATTGTCGATAAAATAAAAACACTCTATTACTATTAA